The genomic window CCAGGGCATGGAGCAGGGCAGGGAGGTCTTCGCCTTGCCCGGTCGCATCGACGATCCCACCTTCACCGGCTGCAACGAGCTCATTGCCCATGGCGCGCACCCCGTGAGCGGCGCGGAATGCATTCTGCGCGCCCTGCGCTATCATCTGGCCCATCTGCTGCTCGATGAGACGCGCCTCGCCAGGGCGGCGGAAGCGCCTGCCGCCAACCGGCCAGAGGCCGCAACCGGCACGGCGTCTCCGGCACCCGGAGGGCAAACCGCACAGTCCCCGAGGCCGGGCGCGGGAGAGGACGCGCAACGGGCCAGGGTCTTCGCCAAGGCGAGCGGATCAAGTAAGGGTCTGCCAGCGGCTGCGTCTGTCGCCGCGTCCCCCGCACAGACCGAGATCCCGGCAGATATCTCCGGCGAGGCGCGGGCCGTGCTCGACCTGCTGGGCGGATGCGAACGGCTGCACATCGACGCCGTAATCCGCGGGCTCGGGGCCGAGACGGCCTCGGTCAGCGCGTTGCTCATGGAGCTGGAGATCACAGGGCTTGTGAAGCAATGGCCGGGCATGTATTATTCTCGGGCATAGATGCGGGACGAATGTTTCGTCTCCTTTCACAACCCGCGACGCCATGCAAAAGATACCCCTCAAGCTTGCCGCGCCCGGCATGAAGTTGGCCAAGCCGGTCCTTAAGGACGGCGGCATCGTCATCGTGGCCGAGGGTGCGGAACTCACGGATTCCCTGATCTACCGCCTTGAGAACATGAAGGTGGATGCCGTCACCGTGGAAGGCAATCCCGTGGTTCTGGAGGGCATCGGCGCCGATACCTCGGCCGCGACACGGCTCAAGAGGCTGGACCATCTTTTTCGCAGGCACGGGAATGACGAATGGATGATGCGCGTGAAGAAATTTCTGACCCGTTATTTCGAGTTGCGTGCAGCCGCCGAAGGTGCAGCCCGGGCGGCGGAAAAAAATGGGACCGGCAACGGCCAGAAATGACGAGGACGACGTGGCCGACGATCTGAAGAGCGAAACCCGCGATATCGTCCTCGAAGTCAAGAGCCTGCCCACGCTGCCCAAGGTGTTGGACAAGGTCACCGAGCTTTTGGACAACCCCGAATCCTCCATCGAGGACATCGCCAAGCTCATCTCCACGGACCAAGTGCTCTCGGCCAAGGTCTTGAAGATGGTCAACTCGCCCATCTACGGCTTTCCGGGACGCATCGGCACGGTGCAGCACGCGCTTGTGCTTTTGGGCATTAACGTCATCCGGGGCATCATCATCTCGACCTCAGTCTTCGACATGATGGTCAAGTCCATGGAGGGCCTTTGGGAGCACAGCGTGGGTTGCTCCCTGGCGTGCAGTTGCATTGCCCGCAAGGCGGGCTTCAAGGACCCGGAGGAATACTCCGTGGCCGGACTCCTGCACGACCTGGGCAAGGTGGTTCTCTCCGTGCAGCTTCCCGAGATGGAGCGAGCCGTGGTGGAGACCGTGGCGAGCAAGGATTTGTCCTATTTCGAAGCCGAGCGCGACGTCATGGGTTTTGGCCACGACCGCATCAACGCTTGGCTTTCGGACAACTGGCACCTGCCGCCCAATCTCAAGGAAGGCATGTCCTACCATCATAAGCCCCAACTCGCGCAACTCTATCCAGACATAGCCGCTGTGGTGCATATCGGCGACTTCCTGGTCAGGGTCTTCGAGTTCGGCTCGGGTGGCGACGATCAGGTACCCGTGCTCAAGCCCGAGGCGCTCAAGCAGCTCAAGCTGCGGACGCAGGATCTCGAAGAGATCATGGACCAACTGGGACGCGAGCTCGTGGACGTCGCCGACCTGAACTTCGCCTGAGGCCCGCATGATGACCCCCGCAGCATGCAAATTCCAACGGCGTCAGCGGGTCTTTTGCATCTCCTCCGACGCCGGGCTGCGCATCCTTCTGCAATCGCTTTGGAGTTCGGGGGACATGGAATGGGTCTTCTTCGAACGGGGCCGCTCCGCCATCGAGACCCTTTTCAACGAACCCCCGGACCTTCTGATCGTGGACAAGGACTTGCCCGACCTCTCGGGGCTTGAGGTCGCCGCGCTGGTCAAGAGCGAGAACGTCTACCGCCAGTTGCCCGTCATCGTCTGCCTCAAGCCCGAGGATCTGGCGCAAGGCGTGGATTTCGGGCGCATCGAGTGCGACGATTTCCTGGTCGCCCCCTACCAGGCGGACGATGTACGCGGCCGCGTGTGCCTGACGCTCTCGCGAGCCATGCGCGGCATGGACGCCAATCCCCTGACCAAGCTGCCGGGCAACACGAGCATCATCCAGCGCATCCAGGAACTCATCGACCGCCAGGAGGAT from Alkalidesulfovibrio alkalitolerans DSM 16529 includes these protein-coding regions:
- a CDS encoding HDOD domain-containing protein encodes the protein MGPATARNDEDDVADDLKSETRDIVLEVKSLPTLPKVLDKVTELLDNPESSIEDIAKLISTDQVLSAKVLKMVNSPIYGFPGRIGTVQHALVLLGINVIRGIIISTSVFDMMVKSMEGLWEHSVGCSLACSCIARKAGFKDPEEYSVAGLLHDLGKVVLSVQLPEMERAVVETVASKDLSYFEAERDVMGFGHDRINAWLSDNWHLPPNLKEGMSYHHKPQLAQLYPDIAAVVHIGDFLVRVFEFGSGGDDQVPVLKPEALKQLKLRTQDLEEIMDQLGRELVDVADLNFA